In Chryseobacterium camelliae, one DNA window encodes the following:
- a CDS encoding glycoside hydrolase family 97 protein, which translates to MKKITMGAVLFSMMFAGVNAQTLQSPDGKFEMNFQLKQGVPYYNLKYNGAVVVEDSKLGLRLFKDTAIKFASEIAKPEDAKFDLNNGFTKKAENRDSKNETWQPVLGEKKSYINHYNELAVTLHQDATDRDIVLKFRLFNDGLGFRYEFPQQKNLNYFVIREEDSEIDFPTDMKAWWIAADYDSQEYQPQTTKISEIPARWPNSFDSNASQQMVQNAVQSPLMLKKEGKDPLYVNLGEAAVLDYPASNLEVDAVNFKFKTHLTPDRQGAKGYMQTSTVSPWRTIIVSPKAEEVLASKMMFNLNEPTKYKDTSYIHPTKYMGVWWEMIIGKSQWAYSTAENVHIGETDFSKLTPNGKHAANNTKVKEYIDFAAANGFGGLLIEGWNIGWEDWFGHSKEFVFDFITPYPDFDLKMLNDYAHSKGIKLIMHHETSGSATNYERWADKAFKLMNDYGYDAVKTGYVGDIIPRGEHHYSQWTINHFYRIAQKANEYKIMVNSHESVRPGGESRTYPNWISAEAARGTEFEAFAGNNPDHQTILPFTRWMGGPMDYTPGIFQTKLDYYFPGDKRFVKTTLAKQLALYVVMYMPLQMAADLPENYQKHMDAFQFIKDVAADWDDTKILSAEPGDYIITARKAKGTENWFVGGITDENKRDYTVDFSFLDKGRKYEVTVYEDGKDADYINNPQSYNIYKKAVTSKSKIKVNMARSGGFAISVKPVQ; encoded by the coding sequence ATGAAGAAAATTACGATGGGAGCAGTATTGTTCTCGATGATGTTTGCAGGCGTTAATGCCCAGACTTTACAGTCGCCTGACGGGAAGTTTGAAATGAACTTTCAGCTGAAGCAAGGGGTACCGTATTACAACCTGAAATACAACGGAGCAGTGGTAGTAGAAGACTCAAAGCTGGGGCTGAGGTTATTCAAAGATACCGCCATTAAGTTTGCTTCTGAAATTGCCAAGCCTGAAGATGCAAAATTCGACCTGAACAATGGTTTCACCAAAAAAGCTGAGAACAGGGATTCCAAAAATGAAACCTGGCAGCCGGTACTGGGTGAGAAGAAAAGTTATATCAACCATTATAATGAATTGGCGGTAACCCTTCACCAGGATGCTACTGATAGGGATATAGTGTTAAAATTCAGACTGTTTAATGACGGATTGGGCTTCAGGTATGAATTCCCGCAGCAGAAGAATCTTAATTATTTTGTGATCCGTGAAGAAGATTCAGAAATTGATTTCCCGACTGATATGAAAGCCTGGTGGATCGCAGCCGACTATGATTCCCAGGAATACCAGCCGCAGACCACAAAAATTTCTGAAATTCCGGCAAGATGGCCGAATTCATTTGACAGCAATGCATCACAGCAGATGGTTCAGAATGCGGTACAATCGCCGCTGATGCTTAAAAAGGAAGGTAAAGATCCGCTATACGTCAATCTGGGAGAAGCTGCCGTTTTGGATTATCCTGCTTCCAACCTTGAAGTAGATGCCGTGAATTTCAAATTCAAAACCCATCTGACACCGGACAGACAAGGTGCGAAAGGCTACATGCAGACTTCAACCGTATCACCGTGGAGAACCATTATCGTCTCTCCGAAAGCAGAAGAAGTACTGGCTTCCAAAATGATGTTCAACCTGAACGAACCGACAAAATATAAGGATACTTCTTACATCCATCCGACAAAATACATGGGTGTATGGTGGGAAATGATCATTGGAAAATCACAGTGGGCGTATTCCACGGCAGAAAACGTACATATCGGAGAAACCGACTTCAGCAAACTGACACCAAACGGGAAGCATGCTGCCAACAATACAAAGGTGAAAGAATACATTGACTTCGCCGCAGCCAACGGCTTCGGAGGTCTTCTGATCGAAGGCTGGAATATAGGTTGGGAAGATTGGTTCGGACACTCTAAGGAATTCGTTTTCGATTTCATCACGCCGTATCCTGATTTCGATCTTAAAATGCTGAATGATTATGCTCATTCCAAAGGCATCAAGCTGATCATGCACCACGAAACCTCAGGCTCAGCAACCAATTATGAACGATGGGCAGACAAAGCCTTCAAACTGATGAATGATTACGGCTACGATGCTGTAAAAACCGGGTATGTAGGCGACATCATCCCAAGAGGGGAACACCATTATTCACAGTGGACCATTAACCACTTCTACAGGATTGCCCAAAAAGCAAATGAATATAAGATCATGGTGAATTCCCATGAGTCCGTTCGTCCTGGAGGGGAAAGCAGGACATATCCAAACTGGATTTCAGCGGAAGCCGCCAGAGGAACCGAGTTCGAGGCTTTTGCCGGAAACAATCCGGACCACCAGACTATCCTTCCGTTTACCCGATGGATGGGCGGACCAATGGACTATACACCTGGAATTTTCCAGACGAAACTGGATTATTATTTCCCTGGAGACAAACGTTTTGTAAAGACCACCCTTGCCAAACAGCTGGCTTTGTATGTGGTGATGTATATGCCGCTTCAAATGGCCGCAGACCTACCGGAGAATTATCAGAAGCATATGGATGCTTTCCAATTCATCAAAGACGTAGCCGCAGACTGGGATGATACGAAAATCTTGTCAGCTGAACCTGGGGATTATATCATTACAGCCAGAAAGGCAAAAGGCACGGAGAATTGGTTTGTAGGTGGGATTACCGATGAGAACAAACGTGATTACACCGTTGATTTCTCATTCCTGGACAAAGGCAGGAAATATGAGGTGACAGTATATGAAGACGGTAAGGATGCAGACTACATCAACAATCCACAAAGCTATAATATTTACAAAAAGGCAGTAACGAGCAAATCTAAAATTAAGGTCAATATGGCCAGAAGTGGTGGTTTTGCAATCTCTGTAAAGCCTGTACAATAA
- a CDS encoding succinylglutamate desuccinylase/aspartoacylase family protein — protein MKVSKAAVVSMLALASSLSSQQVASVMNSAGSFRKDIILAVKSGQYDTHIPVTVIKGKEKGPVFTMVAGIHGYEYPPVIAVQELLKEISSDSVRGTLIIIPIANIEAFNKRTPFISPLDNKNLNNAFPGSPEGTPTDLIAHLITKEVISNSDVFLDIHGGDANEDLIPFVCYYNRTDTPEQTAAAYELSVKSQIPYIISYPYTITASEPAKYAFKQAVQQGITALSIEAGKLGNVQEDQVALIKNAVYRMLEHTGNYITSKKTKKETSKAILLNRQEYIRVPQSGIFYSSFKSGDTIKKGEVLGFITDEFGHRKQDIIATSDGIILYKIGTPPVNQGETLFCIGYHQ, from the coding sequence ATGAAAGTAAGTAAGGCGGCTGTAGTGTCTATGTTGGCTCTGGCTTCATCGCTCTCCTCGCAACAGGTAGCGTCTGTGATGAATAGTGCGGGAAGCTTCAGGAAAGATATCATTCTTGCTGTTAAAAGCGGACAATATGATACCCACATTCCTGTTACCGTTATCAAAGGAAAAGAGAAAGGTCCCGTTTTCACTATGGTTGCCGGAATCCATGGCTATGAATATCCGCCTGTGATTGCTGTGCAGGAACTCCTTAAAGAAATCAGTTCCGATTCAGTCAGGGGGACGCTCATCATCATTCCGATCGCCAATATCGAAGCCTTTAATAAGAGGACACCATTCATCAGCCCGCTGGACAACAAGAATTTAAACAATGCCTTTCCGGGTTCACCTGAAGGTACACCTACAGACCTGATCGCCCATCTGATTACAAAAGAAGTCATCTCAAACTCCGATGTATTTCTGGATATCCACGGAGGTGATGCCAATGAAGATTTGATTCCTTTTGTGTGCTATTACAACAGGACAGACACACCGGAGCAGACCGCTGCGGCATACGAACTGTCCGTAAAGTCGCAAATACCTTATATTATTTCCTATCCTTATACCATTACTGCATCAGAACCGGCAAAATATGCCTTTAAGCAGGCCGTACAGCAGGGCATTACTGCACTGAGCATAGAAGCGGGAAAACTGGGAAATGTTCAGGAAGACCAGGTAGCCCTGATTAAAAATGCTGTTTACCGCATGCTTGAACATACCGGAAACTACATCACCAGCAAAAAAACAAAAAAGGAAACTTCAAAAGCGATCCTACTGAACCGCCAGGAATATATCCGTGTTCCACAGTCAGGAATATTCTACAGCAGCTTTAAAAGTGGCGATACCATAAAAAAGGGTGAAGTACTTGGTTTCATCACCGATGAATTCGGTCATAGAAAACAGGATATCATCGCTACTTCAGACGGAATCATCCTCTATAAAATAGGCACCCCGCCGGTTAATCAGGGAGAAACCCTGTTCTGTATCGGCTACCATCAATAA
- a CDS encoding glycoside hydrolase family 13 protein encodes MKKIYVLCALSAAALAFSQTKPLEKVEPAFWWKGMKNPDLQILVYGKDIANYQVELSDGIQIKDIQKVENPNYVFVTVNTNEINVPKFKISLKNGRKNVGSYTYELKTRNQGSADRESFSSKDVMYLIMPDRFANGDEKNDSMPNLTEKANRSLPNGRHGGDLRGIINHLDYLQDLGTTAVWLTPVNEDNEKVYSYHGYAQTDLYKIDGRYGTNEEYRELSRELKRRNMKLVMDYVTNHWGISHWMIKDLPSKDWIHWFNDGENGFKRSNYKITTQFDSNAAEADKKIALDGWFDTTMPDINQKNPLVLKYLTQNAIWWIEYAELGGFRVDTYPYNDKEAMAKWAKAITDEYPKFNIVGETWLSSPAYISAWQKDSKTGEAAHYNSNLPSVMDFILYGNIPAALTEKQGWDTGMMRLYDGFTSDFLYPDINNVLVFIENHDTARWNEIFNADPKAYKMALTILSTVRGIPQIYYGTEIGMRGDKNKGGDADIRRDFPGGWKSDPKNAFYASGQTPEQKEFHDFTRKLLNWRKNKAVIHTGKTKNYLPQDNTFVYFRYDGRESVMVVLNNNEKEQKLDLKRFAESLNGFSGGKDIISGNEISFQGNLIIPPKSSMIIELK; translated from the coding sequence ATGAAAAAGATATATGTACTCTGTGCGCTTTCTGCCGCTGCTTTAGCTTTTTCCCAGACCAAGCCTCTGGAAAAAGTAGAGCCTGCATTCTGGTGGAAAGGCATGAAAAACCCAGACCTCCAGATACTGGTGTATGGAAAAGATATTGCCAACTACCAGGTTGAGCTTTCAGATGGAATTCAGATTAAGGATATTCAGAAAGTTGAAAATCCAAATTACGTCTTTGTGACCGTCAATACCAATGAAATCAACGTTCCGAAATTTAAGATCAGCCTTAAAAACGGAAGAAAAAATGTAGGTTCCTATACCTATGAGCTTAAAACGCGGAATCAGGGTTCCGCAGACCGGGAATCCTTCTCTTCCAAAGATGTGATGTACCTCATCATGCCAGACCGTTTCGCCAATGGCGATGAGAAGAATGACTCTATGCCAAATCTGACGGAAAAAGCCAACAGGAGTCTGCCAAACGGAAGACATGGCGGAGACCTGCGCGGCATTATCAATCATCTGGATTACCTACAGGATCTGGGTACAACGGCAGTTTGGCTTACCCCTGTAAATGAAGATAACGAAAAGGTATATTCATATCACGGGTATGCTCAGACCGATCTCTATAAAATCGATGGCCGGTATGGTACCAATGAGGAATACCGTGAGCTCTCCCGTGAGCTTAAAAGAAGAAATATGAAACTCGTGATGGACTATGTGACCAATCACTGGGGAATTTCCCATTGGATGATCAAAGACCTGCCTTCAAAAGACTGGATCCACTGGTTTAATGATGGGGAAAACGGATTTAAACGTTCCAATTACAAGATCACTACTCAGTTCGATAGCAATGCCGCTGAAGCGGACAAAAAAATTGCACTGGACGGATGGTTCGATACCACTATGCCGGATATCAATCAGAAAAATCCGCTGGTCCTGAAGTATCTTACCCAAAATGCCATCTGGTGGATTGAATACGCTGAATTAGGTGGCTTCCGTGTAGATACGTATCCGTATAATGATAAAGAAGCGATGGCAAAGTGGGCGAAAGCCATCACCGATGAATATCCTAAATTTAATATTGTCGGGGAAACCTGGCTAAGCAGCCCCGCCTACATTTCAGCCTGGCAGAAAGATTCCAAAACCGGGGAAGCGGCCCATTACAATTCCAACCTGCCTTCGGTAATGGATTTTATCCTGTACGGAAATATCCCAGCCGCGCTCACTGAAAAGCAGGGATGGGACACCGGCATGATGCGCCTGTATGACGGATTTACCAGCGATTTCCTCTATCCTGATATCAATAATGTACTTGTCTTCATTGAAAACCATGATACGGCACGGTGGAATGAAATCTTCAACGCAGATCCTAAAGCCTATAAAATGGCACTGACCATTCTGTCAACCGTTCGTGGGATCCCGCAGATCTACTACGGGACGGAAATAGGAATGAGAGGCGATAAAAATAAAGGCGGCGATGCAGATATCCGACGCGATTTCCCTGGAGGATGGAAGTCGGATCCTAAGAATGCGTTCTATGCTTCCGGTCAGACTCCTGAACAGAAAGAATTCCATGATTTTACCCGGAAACTGCTGAACTGGAGGAAAAATAAGGCAGTAATCCATACCGGTAAAACCAAAAATTACCTTCCGCAGGATAATACGTTCGTTTATTTCAGGTATGATGGCCGGGAGAGCGTCATGGTTGTCCTGAATAATAATGAAAAAGAACAGAAACTGGACTTAAAGCGATTTGCAGAATCACTGAACGGATTTTCAGGCGGTAAAGATATTATTTCCGGCAATGAGATTTCCTTTCAGGGTAACCTGATCATCCCTCCGAAAAGCTCCATGATCATAGAATTGAAATAA
- a CDS encoding RagB/SusD family nutrient uptake outer membrane protein, translating into MKNRYLYKKIILGTITLGTLISTASCTKDLEREPSLGLTSAVLYKDFNNYKPALAKIYAGLAIGGQGDQNNGDANTDIGGIDGGFSNYLRQIYSTQVLTTDEAVIAWADAGLPEMHNMTWNSSNPFIAAIYYRIFNVIAISNEFIKNTTDEKLSSNGISGNNLTEAKYMRAEARFLRAQSYYHALDLFGNVPYVLETTDIISNPPPRIARAELFKFVESELLACANELKDARTNEYGRADKAAAWALLARLYLNAQTYTGTGRYTDCITYCNKVISSGYSLKSNYGSLFMADNNVNNPEVILSVNYDGTSTKTYGGSTFMVHAAVGGSMPASQFGINGGWGGLRTTKSFVNLFSGSPNDQRGNFYTNGQNLEINTISSFNDGYAFIKYKNIKYSNNAPGSDPSGNFVDADIPLYRLADIYLMYGEAVSRGGSGGDLTTALGYVNALRARAGANTVSSVNTDFFLDERARELSWEGTRRTDLIRYGKFTSGSYLWPWKGGVKEGKAVEDYRNLFPLPANDIVANPNLVQNPGY; encoded by the coding sequence AATTTTGGGAACTATTACATTAGGAACCCTTATTTCTACAGCCTCTTGTACAAAGGATCTTGAAAGAGAACCTTCTTTAGGGCTTACTTCTGCTGTTCTCTATAAAGATTTCAATAATTATAAACCGGCATTGGCTAAAATTTATGCAGGTTTGGCAATTGGTGGGCAGGGAGACCAAAACAATGGTGATGCCAATACCGATATTGGAGGTATTGATGGAGGATTTTCAAACTATCTCCGTCAGATTTATAGTACACAGGTACTTACGACTGATGAAGCAGTAATAGCATGGGCAGATGCAGGATTACCTGAAATGCATAATATGACCTGGAATTCATCCAATCCTTTTATTGCTGCAATTTATTACAGAATATTCAATGTGATTGCTATAAGTAATGAATTTATTAAAAATACGACTGATGAAAAATTATCATCAAATGGTATTTCCGGAAACAATCTTACAGAAGCTAAATATATGAGAGCCGAGGCACGTTTTCTGAGAGCGCAGTCCTATTACCATGCTTTGGATCTGTTTGGAAATGTACCTTATGTACTCGAAACGACCGATATTATCAGCAATCCTCCTCCTAGGATTGCAAGAGCGGAACTATTTAAGTTTGTTGAATCTGAACTTTTAGCATGTGCTAATGAATTAAAAGATGCAAGAACAAATGAATACGGAAGAGCAGACAAAGCTGCTGCCTGGGCGTTATTAGCGAGATTATATCTGAATGCTCAGACCTATACCGGGACAGGCAGATATACAGATTGTATAACTTACTGTAATAAAGTTATTAGCTCTGGGTACTCATTAAAATCAAATTATGGTTCATTATTTATGGCGGATAATAATGTGAATAATCCTGAAGTTATTTTGTCAGTTAATTATGATGGGACCAGTACAAAAACCTACGGAGGCTCAACTTTCATGGTACATGCAGCAGTAGGAGGCTCTATGCCAGCTTCTCAGTTTGGTATTAACGGAGGCTGGGGTGGTCTTAGAACTACCAAATCCTTCGTTAATTTATTCTCAGGTTCACCTAATGATCAAAGAGGAAATTTCTATACGAATGGTCAGAACCTCGAAATTAATACCATCAGTTCTTTTAATGACGGATATGCATTCATTAAATACAAGAATATAAAATATTCTAACAATGCTCCAGGTTCAGATCCTTCAGGTAATTTTGTGGATGCAGACATTCCTTTATATCGTTTGGCTGATATCTACTTAATGTATGGAGAAGCTGTTTCCAGAGGTGGATCTGGCGGAGATCTTACCACTGCTTTAGGATACGTCAATGCATTGCGGGCAAGAGCTGGCGCGAATACTGTTTCTTCTGTTAATACTGATTTTTTCTTGGATGAAAGAGCGAGAGAATTATCTTGGGAAGGAACAAGGAGAACGGATCTTATCAGATATGGTAAATTTACTTCCGGATCATACCTGTGGCCTTGGAAAGGTGGCGTAAAAGAAGGTAAAGCAGTCGAAGATTACAGAAATCTATTCCCGTTACCTGCTAACGACATCGTAGCCAATCCTAATCTAGTTCAAAATCCTGGTTATTAA
- a CDS encoding nuclear transport factor 2 family protein codes for MKKIPLMFAFLLMMLNFSAVSAQAKYENEKTAISTMLDGFNTAAAKADFNTYFGYFADESTFIGTDATEIWDKKAFMVWAKPYFDKKKTWNFSALKRNIYFSKDGKLAWFDELLDTQMKICRGSGVVEKINGQWKVRQYVLSMTVPNEIVDKVVAEKAPMEDVLIQKLKTK; via the coding sequence ATGAAAAAAATACCCCTGATGTTTGCCTTTCTTCTGATGATGCTGAACTTTTCGGCAGTTTCAGCACAGGCAAAATATGAAAATGAAAAGACGGCGATCAGCACGATGCTCGATGGGTTTAATACCGCTGCAGCAAAGGCGGATTTCAATACCTATTTCGGCTACTTTGCTGATGAATCAACCTTTATAGGCACTGATGCTACGGAAATCTGGGACAAAAAGGCCTTTATGGTGTGGGCAAAACCATACTTCGATAAAAAGAAGACCTGGAATTTCAGCGCCCTCAAAAGAAATATTTATTTTAGCAAAGACGGAAAGCTGGCCTGGTTTGATGAACTGCTGGATACCCAGATGAAAATCTGCCGTGGTTCCGGAGTCGTGGAAAAAATCAACGGGCAGTGGAAAGTGAGGCAGTATGTCCTTTCCATGACAGTTCCCAATGAAATCGTGGATAAGGTAGTAGCAGAAAAAGCCCCTATGGAAGATGTATTAATTCAAAAACTGAAAACTAAATAA
- a CDS encoding SusF/SusE family outer membrane protein → MKHLFKILIIAVLGFFVISCEKDEDQAVITETTKSNISADKTTLVLDKNNEDNIALNITWNKSAFDLPVVSSQQLQFAVKGKNFVGATAMDAVTSPITFTNKQLNSMALSFGGSPDVVIELEVRLKTLIGAAAFYSNVTTLKITPYILGPVYNFTDLYLIGDATAGAWDNVASNTKIYPLVKTTTAGIYTYTGYFAQGGFKIIKTPGSWATQYGSGSSAGVLDTSGGSGNISVAAAGYYKLTVNTSALTYTFVPVATPTATYTAISMIGPAAGGWSTDLDLQKSTFDPHVWTRKNVMLSSGEFKFRANHDWGTSWGVAQEFFGTAALGGANIPLTTTFHYDVYFNDATGDYTLIPVN, encoded by the coding sequence ATGAAACATTTATTTAAAATATTAATTATTGCTGTACTAGGTTTTTTTGTCATTTCATGTGAAAAAGATGAAGATCAGGCGGTAATTACTGAAACAACCAAAAGTAATATCTCTGCAGATAAGACAACACTTGTTTTAGATAAAAATAATGAGGATAATATTGCATTAAATATTACATGGAATAAATCGGCTTTTGATTTGCCTGTAGTTTCAAGTCAGCAACTGCAATTTGCAGTTAAAGGTAAAAATTTTGTGGGAGCTACAGCTATGGATGCTGTGACATCGCCTATAACATTTACCAATAAACAACTTAACAGTATGGCTTTAAGTTTTGGAGGAAGCCCGGATGTTGTTATTGAGCTTGAAGTTAGGTTAAAAACTTTAATTGGAGCTGCTGCTTTCTACTCTAATGTAACAACCTTAAAGATTACGCCTTACATCTTAGGACCTGTGTACAATTTCACAGACCTCTACCTCATCGGTGATGCTACAGCAGGAGCGTGGGATAATGTTGCAAGCAATACCAAAATCTATCCGCTTGTGAAGACTACCACAGCTGGCATCTATACCTATACAGGATATTTTGCACAGGGAGGATTTAAAATCATAAAAACCCCTGGAAGCTGGGCTACCCAATATGGTTCGGGAAGTTCAGCAGGAGTGCTGGACACCAGCGGAGGTTCAGGGAATATTTCAGTGGCTGCAGCAGGATATTACAAACTTACGGTAAACACCTCTGCGCTTACATATACTTTTGTGCCGGTTGCAACACCAACGGCTACATACACTGCGATTTCCATGATCGGGCCTGCAGCAGGAGGATGGAGTACAGATCTTGATCTTCAGAAATCTACTTTTGATCCGCACGTATGGACCAGGAAAAACGTAATGCTGAGTTCAGGAGAATTTAAATTCAGAGCCAATCATGACTGGGGAACCAGCTGGGGGGTAGCTCAGGAATTTTTCGGGACAGCTGCGTTAGGTGGAGCTAACATCCCTTTAACCACAACATTCCATTACGATGTTTATTTTAATGATGCTACAGGGGACTACACTCTGATCCCGGTGAATTAA
- a CDS encoding MFS transporter, whose amino-acid sequence MEHIDVSGQRLAKKKPDLSMLQIINMSMGFLGIQMAFGLQNGNASRILANFGADVHELSWFWLVAPVTGLIVQPIIGHMGDNTWSPLGRRKPYFLIGAVLCAIGLVMLPNAASATHMMAANVLLLAVIFLAMMDASINVAMEPFRALVGDMLPKHQGTLGFSVQTILIGIGAVIGSYMPDWLTKLGISNTAPAGFVADNVIYSFYIGAALLLFTILYTIITTKEYSPRQFAEFANENPEAVHVSKFSDIFKDFSNIPSQMKKLGTVQFFSWFALFTMWVFTTSALATHHFGLSPQDTHSKAFNDAGDLTGKLFGMYNLWAIPFAFLLTPLAKAIGKKQTHALALLCGGLGLISMFFIKDTGLLWISMIGLGFAWASILAMPYAMLIEVIPQKKMGVYMGIFNFFIVIPQIVNGIFGGPVVSRFFGNYAIDYIVVGGVCMIIGAVMTLVFIKPDHETPEEIGEEIQQVHF is encoded by the coding sequence ATGGAACATATCGATGTATCAGGCCAGCGCTTAGCAAAAAAGAAACCTGATCTATCCATGCTTCAGATCATTAATATGAGCATGGGATTTTTGGGTATTCAGATGGCTTTCGGGCTGCAGAACGGTAATGCTAGCCGTATACTGGCCAATTTCGGGGCAGACGTCCATGAACTGTCATGGTTCTGGCTGGTTGCACCGGTTACCGGATTGATCGTTCAGCCGATTATCGGGCATATGGGAGATAATACCTGGAGCCCGCTGGGAAGGCGTAAACCCTACTTTCTGATCGGGGCAGTTTTGTGTGCCATCGGCCTGGTTATGCTCCCGAATGCAGCTTCTGCCACCCACATGATGGCAGCCAATGTATTGCTGCTGGCCGTCATATTCCTGGCCATGATGGATGCATCCATTAATGTCGCTATGGAGCCCTTCCGTGCTTTGGTGGGTGACATGCTTCCGAAACATCAGGGGACGCTTGGTTTTTCCGTACAGACAATCCTGATCGGGATCGGAGCGGTTATTGGATCCTACATGCCGGACTGGCTTACAAAACTTGGAATTTCCAATACGGCACCGGCAGGTTTCGTCGCTGATAATGTCATCTATTCATTTTATATAGGTGCGGCATTATTGCTTTTCACCATCCTGTATACCATTATCACCACAAAAGAATATTCGCCGCGGCAGTTCGCTGAATTTGCCAATGAGAACCCGGAAGCCGTTCATGTTTCTAAGTTTTCTGATATATTTAAAGACTTTTCCAATATTCCGTCTCAGATGAAGAAGCTCGGTACTGTGCAGTTCTTTTCCTGGTTTGCGCTGTTTACCATGTGGGTGTTTACCACCAGTGCACTGGCTACGCATCATTTCGGGCTTTCTCCCCAGGATACCCATTCCAAAGCTTTCAATGATGCAGGCGATCTTACCGGCAAGCTGTTCGGAATGTATAACCTTTGGGCCATTCCTTTTGCCTTCCTGCTGACACCGTTGGCAAAAGCCATCGGAAAGAAGCAGACGCATGCACTGGCATTGCTGTGTGGAGGTTTGGGGCTTATTTCCATGTTCTTTATAAAAGACACAGGCCTGCTCTGGATCTCGATGATCGGATTGGGGTTTGCTTGGGCAAGTATCCTGGCCATGCCCTATGCGATGCTTATTGAAGTGATCCCGCAGAAAAAAATGGGTGTATATATGGGGATATTTAATTTCTTCATCGTTATTCCGCAGATCGTTAACGGGATTTTCGGAGGACCGGTAGTCAGCCGTTTCTTTGGGAACTACGCAATAGATTATATCGTTGTGGGAGGAGTGTGCATGATCATCGGAGCAGTGATGACCTTGGTCTTTATTAAGCCTGATCATGAAACTCCTGAAGAGATCGGAGAGGAAATTCAGCAGGTGCATTTCTGA